Proteins found in one Streptomyces sp. CB09001 genomic segment:
- a CDS encoding aminotransferase class III-fold pyridoxal phosphate-dependent enzyme: MTPSETGNGLEAAQAVVADDGAHLFRGWVQQGAHMALPVAGARGSWFWDYAGNRYLDFSSQLVYANLGHQHPRLVAAVKEQADRLCVIAPHFAEERRATAARKIAELAPEGLNRVLFTTGGAEAVEHAVRLARLHTGRYKLLSAHHSFHGATPTAIQLTGDPRRWRNDTGNAGVVRFFPPYLYRSAFYAETEEQECARALEHLEQVIVLEGAQTIAALVLEPVGGTSSGVLVPPAGYLAGVRELCDRYGIVLIFDEIMVGFGRTGAWFASDHWGVRPDLMTFAKGVNSGYVPLSGVVVCDEIVETFTKTPYPGGSTYSGHPLGCAVAVEAIDTMRDEGVVEHAARLGREVFEPELTKMAERHPCVGEARGIGAIWSLELVKSKETREMYVGFDAPDRLTPQGAELMGALMKRGLNAMVYINRLNITPPCNISEEDAREGLARIDEVLGVADARVV, encoded by the coding sequence ATGACACCTTCCGAGACAGGCAACGGACTCGAAGCCGCGCAGGCGGTCGTCGCCGACGACGGAGCACATCTCTTCCGGGGCTGGGTGCAGCAGGGCGCGCACATGGCCCTTCCGGTGGCCGGAGCCCGGGGATCGTGGTTCTGGGACTACGCCGGCAACCGCTACCTCGACTTCTCCTCCCAGCTGGTGTACGCGAACCTGGGGCACCAGCATCCGCGCCTGGTCGCCGCGGTGAAGGAGCAGGCCGACCGGCTGTGCGTGATCGCCCCGCACTTCGCCGAGGAACGGCGGGCCACGGCGGCCCGCAAGATCGCGGAGCTGGCGCCCGAGGGCTTGAACCGGGTGCTGTTCACCACGGGCGGCGCCGAGGCGGTGGAGCATGCCGTGCGGCTCGCGCGGCTGCACACGGGGCGGTACAAGCTGCTCTCCGCCCACCACTCGTTCCACGGCGCCACCCCGACGGCGATCCAGCTCACCGGCGACCCCCGGCGGTGGCGCAACGACACCGGCAACGCGGGCGTGGTGCGGTTCTTCCCGCCGTACCTGTACCGCTCGGCGTTCTACGCCGAGACCGAGGAGCAGGAGTGCGCCCGGGCGCTGGAGCACCTGGAGCAGGTCATCGTCCTGGAGGGGGCACAGACCATCGCCGCCCTGGTGCTGGAGCCGGTCGGTGGCACCAGCAGCGGCGTTCTGGTCCCGCCGGCCGGGTATCTGGCGGGGGTGCGGGAGTTGTGCGACCGGTACGGGATCGTGCTGATCTTCGACGAGATCATGGTCGGGTTCGGCCGTACCGGTGCCTGGTTCGCCTCCGACCACTGGGGCGTGCGCCCGGACCTGATGACCTTCGCCAAGGGGGTCAACTCCGGGTACGTGCCGCTGTCCGGGGTCGTCGTCTGCGACGAGATCGTGGAGACCTTCACCAAGACGCCGTACCCGGGCGGCTCCACGTACTCCGGGCATCCGCTGGGCTGCGCGGTGGCGGTGGAGGCGATCGACACGATGCGCGACGAGGGCGTCGTGGAGCACGCCGCGCGACTGGGCCGCGAGGTCTTCGAGCCGGAACTCACGAAGATGGCCGAGCGGCACCCCTGTGTCGGCGAGGCCCGCGGTATCGGGGCCATCTGGTCGCTGGAGCTCGTCAAGAGCAAGGAGACCCGCGAGATGTACGTCGGCTTCGACGCCCCGGACCGCCTCACCCCGCAGGGTGCGGAGCTGATGGGTGCGCTGATGAAACGTGGGCTGAACGCGATGGTGTACATCAACCGGCTGAACATCACGCCGCCGTGCAACATCAGCGAGGAGGACGCCCGGGAGGGCCTGGCCCGGATCGACGAGGTTCTGGGTGTCGCCGACGCGCGGGTGGTCTGA
- a CDS encoding NAD(P)/FAD-dependent oxidoreductase translates to MTRRPDTSTRVAVIGAGYAGLAAAVRLRRRGITSFTVYEKASDLGGTWRDNTYPGAGCDIPSHLYSYEFAPYRDGRVRYPAQSQVLEYLRTCARDEGVLPHVRYDTEITAVRHDPATRGWVLHTADGRTHAADVVVSAVGQLHRPHVPALPGAEDFEGTAFHTARWDHAHGLDGRSVAVVGTGSSAAQVVPAIAGRVRRLYVVQRSANWVLPKPGARFHPALSLLLRGVPGAHRAYRSLLYRRSEAVMLRALRGNRAAGALLRGMAVRHLRAGVPDPELRARLTPDFALGCKRIVLSSDWYPTLARSDVDVVTEPIARITAKGFETADGAHREVDTIVYATGFRTTEFLAPMTVTGPGGRLLHEVWRGGARAYLGMHVPGFPNLFLMYGPNTNLGHNSVTLALDAQAEHIAGCVELLDARPDVAGMEATPEALEAWQRLVDEGCDATVWAGACTSWFKTADGTLTNNWPYRTSLYRRMTAHPGGSGFRFRPAAGAAAQGTGDPRQVAD, encoded by the coding sequence CTATCCCGGGGCCGGCTGCGACATCCCCTCGCACCTGTACTCGTACGAGTTCGCCCCCTACCGCGACGGCCGGGTGCGCTACCCGGCGCAGTCGCAGGTGCTGGAGTACCTGCGTACCTGCGCCCGGGACGAGGGGGTACTGCCGCATGTGCGGTACGACACGGAGATCACGGCGGTGCGCCACGATCCCGCCACCCGCGGCTGGGTCCTGCACACCGCGGACGGCCGCACCCACGCCGCGGACGTCGTGGTCTCCGCCGTGGGCCAGTTGCACCGCCCCCACGTGCCGGCGCTGCCCGGCGCCGAGGACTTCGAGGGCACCGCCTTCCACACCGCCCGCTGGGACCACGCCCACGGGCTGGACGGACGGTCCGTGGCGGTGGTCGGCACCGGCTCCAGCGCCGCTCAGGTGGTGCCCGCCATCGCCGGCCGGGTACGCCGGCTGTACGTGGTCCAGCGCTCGGCGAACTGGGTCCTGCCCAAGCCCGGTGCCCGTTTCCACCCCGCGCTGTCGCTGCTGCTGCGCGGCGTGCCGGGTGCCCATCGCGCATACCGCTCGCTGCTGTACCGCCGTTCGGAGGCGGTGATGCTCCGGGCCCTGCGCGGCAACCGGGCCGCGGGTGCGCTGCTGCGCGGCATGGCCGTACGGCATCTGCGCGCGGGGGTGCCCGATCCGGAGCTGCGCGCCAGGCTCACGCCCGACTTCGCGCTGGGCTGCAAGCGGATCGTGCTGTCGTCGGACTGGTATCCGACGCTGGCCCGCTCCGACGTGGACGTCGTCACGGAGCCGATCGCACGGATCACCGCCAAGGGCTTCGAGACCGCCGACGGGGCCCACCGCGAGGTGGACACGATCGTGTACGCGACCGGGTTCCGCACCACGGAGTTCCTGGCTCCCATGACGGTGACCGGCCCCGGAGGACGGCTGCTCCACGAGGTCTGGCGGGGCGGGGCACGGGCGTACCTCGGCATGCACGTGCCCGGTTTCCCGAACCTCTTCCTGATGTACGGCCCGAACACCAACCTCGGCCACAACTCGGTGACCCTCGCCCTGGACGCGCAGGCGGAGCACATCGCCGGGTGCGTCGAACTGCTGGACGCCCGCCCGGACGTCGCGGGCATGGAGGCGACGCCGGAGGCCCTGGAGGCCTGGCAGCGCCTCGTGGACGAGGGCTGCGACGCCACGGTGTGGGCGGGAGCGTGCACGAGCTGGTTCAAGACGGCCGACGGAACGCTGACCAACAACTGGCCGTACCGCACCTCGCTCTACCGGCGCATGACGGCACACCCCGGCGGGTCCGGTTTTCGTTTCCGGCCGGCCGCCGGGGCCGCTGCCCAAGGCACCGGTGACCCGCGTCAGGTAGCCGATTAG